Proteins encoded in a region of the Flavobacterium sp. PMTSA4 genome:
- the tsf gene encoding translation elongation factor Ts has translation MSTITITAADVNKLRTTTGAGMMDCKKALVEAEGDFDKAIEILRKKGQKVAANRSDRESTEGAAIAAVNADKTSGVVITLNCETDFVGKNEGFVKLATDFANQALNYDSKEAFLASDFNGITVAEKLIEQTGVIGEKIEIGSFEKLNGAFVGSYIHAGNKIATLVALSANVAGAEEAARNVAMQAAAMNPIALNEEGVDAATIEKEIEIAKDQLRQEGKPEAMLDNIAKGKLNRFFKDNTLVNQDYIKDGSMSVAAYVKSVDGGLTVTGFSRVALG, from the coding sequence ATGTCAACAATAACTATTACTGCTGCAGACGTAAACAAATTAAGAACTACCACTGGTGCAGGAATGATGGACTGTAAAAAAGCTTTAGTAGAAGCTGAAGGTGATTTTGATAAAGCTATTGAAATCCTTAGAAAAAAAGGACAAAAAGTTGCTGCTAACCGTTCGGATAGAGAATCTACAGAAGGTGCTGCAATTGCTGCAGTTAATGCTGATAAAACTTCTGGAGTAGTTATTACATTAAATTGTGAAACTGACTTCGTAGGTAAAAATGAAGGTTTCGTAAAATTAGCTACTGATTTTGCTAACCAAGCTTTAAACTATGATTCTAAAGAAGCTTTTTTAGCTTCTGATTTCAATGGAATCACAGTTGCTGAAAAATTAATCGAGCAAACTGGAGTAATTGGAGAAAAAATCGAAATCGGTTCTTTCGAAAAATTAAACGGTGCTTTTGTTGGTTCTTACATTCATGCTGGAAACAAAATTGCTACTTTAGTTGCTCTTTCTGCTAACGTTGCTGGTGCTGAAGAAGCTGCAAGAAACGTTGCGATGCAAGCCGCTGCTATGAACCCAATTGCTTTAAATGAAGAAGGTGTTGATGCTGCAACTATTGAAAAAGAAATCGAAATTGCTAAAGATCAATTACGTCAAGAAGGAAAACCAGAAGCAATGTTAGATAATATTGCTAAAGGAAAATTAAACCGTTTCTTCAAAGACAATACTTTGGTAAACCAAGATTACATTAAAGATGGTTCTATGAGCGTTGCTGCTTATGTAAAATCTGTTGACGGTGGTTTAACTGTTACAGGTTTTTCAAGAGTTGCTCTTGGATAA
- a CDS encoding fibrobacter succinogenes major paralogous domain-containing protein, producing the protein MKYFKLTLLLLTVFTLTNCTSDPDNVGSDPQIPGTGITIASIATTDVSDITFTTAISGGIITSDGGSPILDKGIVWSLNENPTTVLGTKTNEGTGIEAFSSNMVNLESNKTYYVRAYARNGKGIAYGNQIEFQTPLDENLLPRVATTIATEVTTNSAKTGGNVTANGFAPVTARGVVWTLDPDVPPTTDINLGITTNGSGIGPYVDILSNLTPNTTYHLRAYAKSSYGTGYGEIVTFTTSPLLYTVGIGVTDINGTAYNSVILNGQEWTTKNLSVTKYRNGDVIPQVQDATQWAALTTGAWCYYSYQTSNGTVYGKLYNWYAVNDPRGLAPTGWHIPTNSEWISLIDFLGGSQEAGGLLKEAGTSHWQSPNTNATNSSGITALPGGYCMANGSFSSLGTIGYWWVADSYNSTNAWCAGLYHNTKTISRAPIDKKQGFSVRVVKN; encoded by the coding sequence ATGAAATATTTCAAATTAACCTTGTTATTGTTAACTGTATTTACATTAACAAACTGTACTTCAGATCCTGACAACGTTGGTTCAGATCCGCAAATTCCAGGAACAGGTATTACCATTGCTAGTATTGCAACTACAGATGTGTCAGATATTACTTTTACAACTGCAATTTCTGGAGGAATTATTACTTCAGATGGTGGTTCACCAATTTTGGATAAAGGAATTGTATGGAGTCTAAATGAAAACCCGACAACCGTTTTAGGAACCAAAACTAATGAAGGAACAGGAATTGAAGCTTTCTCAAGCAATATGGTTAATTTAGAATCAAATAAAACCTATTATGTTAGAGCATATGCTCGAAACGGAAAAGGAATTGCCTACGGGAATCAAATAGAGTTTCAAACTCCACTTGACGAGAATTTATTACCTCGCGTAGCAACAACTATTGCCACAGAAGTAACTACTAATTCTGCAAAAACTGGTGGAAATGTAACTGCTAATGGATTCGCTCCAGTAACTGCACGTGGTGTTGTTTGGACACTAGATCCTGATGTTCCACCTACTACAGATATAAATTTAGGAATTACTACAAATGGCTCTGGAATTGGTCCATATGTTGACATTTTATCAAATTTAACTCCTAATACGACTTATCACCTTAGAGCTTATGCAAAAAGTTCTTATGGTACTGGATATGGAGAAATTGTAACATTTACAACTAGTCCATTATTATACACTGTTGGAATAGGAGTTACTGATATTAATGGAACTGCCTATAACTCAGTAATACTTAATGGTCAAGAATGGACAACCAAAAACCTTAGTGTTACCAAATATAGAAACGGAGATGTTATTCCTCAAGTTCAAGATGCTACTCAATGGGCAGCATTGACTACCGGAGCTTGGTGTTATTATTCATATCAAACGTCTAATGGAACTGTTTATGGAAAATTATATAATTGGTATGCTGTTAATGACCCAAGAGGACTTGCTCCTACTGGATGGCATATTCCAACAAATTCTGAATGGATTTCATTAATAGATTTTCTTGGAGGTTCACAAGAAGCAGGTGGATTACTGAAAGAAGCTGGCACTTCTCACTGGCAAAGCCCTAATACTAATGCAACAAATTCTAGCGGAATAACAGCACTTCCAGGAGGTTATTGTATGGCTAACGGCTCGTTCAGTAGCTTAGGCACAATTGGTTATTGGTGGGTTGCTGACAGCTATAACTCAACAAATGCTTGGTGTGCTGGTTTATACCATAACACTAAAACTATTTCTCGAGCACCAATTGATAAAAAACAAGGATTTTCAGTAAGAGTAGTGAAAAACTAA
- a CDS encoding queuosine precursor transporter, giving the protein MLDSKKGTVFVILAGIFITNAVVAELIGGKLIYVGSAVMSIGILPWPVVFVTTDLINEYFGQKGVRKLSLITAALIAYTFIVLFLAMQIPAVNGEKLVTDEQFNGVFGQSMWIIVGSITAFLISQLIDVTIFHFFKKKTGNKMIWLRSTGSTVISQLFDSFIVLGIAFWMTGKMDTRTFILSAFTGYSVKLIIAILMTPFIYLGHYLIEKYIHSK; this is encoded by the coding sequence ATGCTCGACTCAAAAAAAGGAACAGTCTTCGTAATCCTTGCTGGAATTTTTATTACAAATGCTGTAGTTGCAGAACTCATTGGCGGAAAGCTAATTTATGTCGGTTCAGCCGTTATGAGTATTGGGATTTTACCTTGGCCAGTAGTTTTTGTAACAACCGATTTAATCAACGAATATTTTGGTCAAAAAGGTGTTCGAAAACTATCATTGATTACTGCCGCATTAATTGCATACACTTTTATTGTATTGTTTTTAGCAATGCAAATCCCAGCCGTAAATGGCGAAAAATTAGTAACCGACGAACAGTTTAATGGTGTTTTTGGACAAAGCATGTGGATTATTGTTGGAAGTATCACTGCCTTTTTAATTTCACAGTTAATAGACGTTACCATCTTTCATTTTTTCAAAAAGAAAACTGGCAACAAAATGATTTGGCTACGAAGTACAGGCTCAACGGTGATTTCTCAATTATTTGATAGTTTTATTGTTCTTGGAATTGCTTTTTGGATGACTGGAAAAATGGATACACGAACCTTTATTCTATCGGCATTTACGGGTTATTCAGTTAAATTGATTATTGCTATTTTGATGACACCATTTATTTATCTTGGACATTATTTAATTGAAAAATACATTCACAGTAAATGA
- a CDS encoding VF530 family protein yields the protein MKNNDPLHGITLQKMVEDLVAFYGFDTLEELIPINCFKNNPSVKSSLTFLRKTDWARKKVENLYIKTLPKLIKNGN from the coding sequence ATGAAAAATAATGATCCTTTACACGGCATAACCTTACAGAAAATGGTTGAAGATTTAGTAGCTTTCTATGGATTTGACACTTTAGAAGAATTAATTCCTATAAATTGTTTCAAAAACAATCCAAGTGTAAAATCGAGTTTAACTTTTTTAAGAAAAACAGATTGGGCAAGAAAAAAAGTTGAAAACTTATATATCAAAACTTTACCAAAATTAATCAAAAATGGAAACTAA
- a CDS encoding DNA-3-methyladenine glycosylase I: METKNRCAWCEKDDLYRDYHDNEWGKPVYDDEKLFEFLVLETFQAGLSWYTILKKRENFRIAFDKFDYKKVASYSEDKVQELLQNEGIIRNQLKIRGTISNAIAFMNVQKEFGSFSKYIWGFVDGKPIDNNPKSLKDVKATTKISDALSKDLKKRGFKFVGSTVVYAHMQATGMVNDHVEDCWTRS; this comes from the coding sequence ATGGAAACTAAAAATCGTTGTGCTTGGTGTGAAAAAGATGATTTGTACAGAGATTATCACGATAACGAATGGGGAAAACCTGTTTATGATGATGAAAAACTATTTGAGTTTTTAGTCTTAGAAACGTTTCAAGCAGGATTGAGTTGGTATACTATTTTGAAAAAAAGAGAGAATTTCAGAATAGCTTTTGATAAGTTTGATTACAAAAAAGTGGCTTCTTACTCTGAAGATAAAGTTCAAGAGTTATTACAAAATGAAGGAATTATTAGGAATCAACTAAAAATAAGAGGAACCATTTCTAATGCAATAGCTTTTATGAATGTTCAAAAAGAATTTGGAAGTTTTTCAAAATATATTTGGGGTTTTGTTGACGGAAAACCTATTGACAATAATCCAAAATCTTTGAAAGATGTAAAAGCCACAACCAAAATTTCGGATGCCTTAAGCAAAGATTTAAAAAAACGCGGCTTTAAATTTGTTGGTTCAACCGTAGTTTATGCACACATGCAAGCAACAGGAATGGTGAACGACCACGTTGAAGATTGCTGGACTAGAAGCTAA
- the aat gene encoding leucyl/phenylalanyl-tRNA--protein transferase has protein sequence MYFLTKELYFPPVEEASHEGILAIGGDLSVERLLLAYRSGIFPWFDPDEPILWWSPPERMVVVPSLYKVSKSTRNLMNQNKFKITFNQDFRAVITNCQQVERKDQSGTWITNDLIEAYVKLHEMGFAQSVEVWQNDELVGGLYGVDLGNIFCGESMFSKVSNASKIAFVSLVNYLKENNYKLLDCQVHNDHLEKLGAFEISRETFIKVLKS, from the coding sequence ATGTATTTTTTAACCAAAGAATTATATTTCCCACCAGTTGAAGAAGCTTCCCATGAAGGCATTCTTGCTATTGGCGGCGATTTGTCTGTTGAGCGTTTGCTATTGGCTTATCGTAGCGGAATTTTTCCTTGGTTTGATCCTGATGAACCTATTTTGTGGTGGTCGCCACCTGAAAGAATGGTTGTTGTTCCATCACTTTATAAAGTTTCAAAAAGTACTCGGAATTTGATGAATCAAAATAAGTTCAAAATTACTTTTAATCAAGATTTCAGAGCAGTAATTACCAATTGTCAACAAGTAGAACGAAAAGATCAAAGCGGCACTTGGATAACCAATGATTTAATTGAAGCTTATGTTAAACTTCATGAAATGGGATTTGCACAATCGGTTGAGGTTTGGCAAAATGATGAACTGGTTGGAGGTTTGTATGGAGTAGATTTAGGTAATATTTTTTGTGGAGAAAGTATGTTTTCAAAAGTTTCAAATGCCAGTAAAATTGCTTTTGTTAGTTTGGTAAACTATTTAAAAGAAAACAACTATAAACTGTTGGATTGCCAAGTTCATAACGACCATTTGGAAAAACTTGGAGCGTTTGAAATATCAAGAGAAACGTTTATAAAAGTTCTAAAAAGTTAG
- a CDS encoding DUF3127 domain-containing protein → MEVTGKIRVINAEQQVSATFRKRELVVTTEEQYPQYISINFVQDKCDLLNNYNVGDAVKVSINLRGREWVNPQGETKYFNDIQGWRIEKLQAEAPAQMPPMPAAEAFEPATNFNEEEHDDLPF, encoded by the coding sequence ATGGAAGTTACAGGAAAAATCAGAGTAATCAATGCAGAGCAACAAGTTAGTGCTACATTTAGAAAAAGAGAATTGGTAGTTACTACCGAAGAACAATATCCGCAATACATCAGCATTAATTTCGTACAAGACAAATGCGATTTATTGAACAATTACAATGTTGGCGATGCAGTAAAAGTTTCTATTAATCTTAGAGGTAGAGAATGGGTTAATCCACAAGGTGAAACTAAGTATTTCAACGATATTCAAGGTTGGAGAATTGAAAAATTACAAGCAGAAGCACCAGCTCAAATGCCTCCGATGCCAGCAGCAGAAGCTTTTGAACCAGCTACCAATTTTAACGAAGAAGAACACGACGATTTACCTTTTTAA
- a CDS encoding flavin reductase family protein, whose product MLSFEPHTLSPAQLQGYLQSAVAPRPIAFASTIDEKGRPNLSPFSFFNVFSSNPPILVFSPARRVRDNTTKHTLENCHATKQVVINVVNYDIVQQMSLSSTEYPDGVNEFIKSGLTMMPSDIIKPYRVAESPVQMECKVNEIIALGDKGGAGNLIICEVVKIHIHENILNDKGMIDQNKIDLVSRLGGNWYSRSNQGLFEVEKPLSTLGIGVDAIPEFIRESKVFDGNDLGKLGNIEALPSEEEITIFVQNNIAVKAVLSSDDVEKVHLKAKEYLNQNEALSAWKVLLAKL is encoded by the coding sequence ATGTTAAGTTTTGAGCCACATACTCTTTCGCCTGCGCAGCTGCAAGGTTATCTTCAAAGCGCCGTTGCGCCGCGTCCTATAGCTTTTGCAAGTACTATCGACGAAAAAGGAAGACCTAATTTATCGCCGTTTAGTTTTTTCAACGTGTTTAGTTCTAATCCGCCAATTTTGGTCTTTTCGCCAGCACGTCGGGTTAGAGATAACACCACGAAACATACTTTAGAAAACTGTCATGCTACCAAACAAGTGGTGATTAACGTAGTGAATTATGATATAGTGCAACAAATGTCGCTTTCGAGCACCGAATATCCCGATGGAGTGAATGAATTCATCAAATCAGGATTAACCATGATGCCTTCGGATATTATAAAACCTTATCGTGTTGCCGAAAGTCCGGTGCAAATGGAATGTAAAGTGAATGAAATCATTGCGCTTGGCGATAAAGGCGGAGCAGGCAATTTGATTATTTGCGAAGTGGTAAAGATTCACATTCATGAAAACATTTTGAACGATAAAGGCATGATTGACCAAAACAAAATTGACTTGGTTTCGCGTCTTGGCGGCAATTGGTATTCGCGTTCTAATCAAGGCTTATTTGAAGTCGAAAAACCATTATCAACACTCGGGATAGGAGTAGATGCAATTCCAGAATTTATTAGAGAAAGCAAGGTTTTTGATGGAAATGATTTAGGTAAATTAGGAAATATTGAAGCGTTGCCTAGCGAAGAAGAAATTACTATATTTGTACAAAATAACATTGCCGTTAAAGCTGTTTTGAGCTCGGATGATGTTGAGAAAGTTCATTTAAAAGCAAAAGAATATTTAAACCAAAATGAAGCGCTTTCTGCATGGAAAGTACTTTTAGCAAAATTATAA
- a CDS encoding sensor histidine kinase, with the protein MQFSERRNSTRWIIIITSFVIVSLILWNTYSFFQIFKNEERIKMELWAESMKTLINADPEKDDVELPRQIMSNNTTIPIILVENGVIINHNNIDEEIISSKVKLDAFLDKLKKENEPVKFEYDPGKFQYVYYGNSSLLNKLKYYPVALLLIIFLFGAVVYNFYRSTKMATQNKLWAGMAKETAHQIGTPLSSLIGWLEIMKADNVDETIVAEIEKDINRLQTITDRFSKIGSEPVLEIKDIVAETRDSFDYLQSRFSNQIEFSFKAPKKPILVSFNPALHSWTIENLVKNAIDAMKGRGKLALTIKEEGAFVKIKVTDTGKGIPKKEFRKVFEPGFTTKKRGWGLGLSLTKRIVEDYHKGKIKVSESEVGKGTSMQVSFKKA; encoded by the coding sequence ATGCAATTTTCAGAAAGAAGAAACAGTACCCGCTGGATTATCATCATCACCTCGTTTGTGATTGTCAGCCTGATTTTATGGAACACCTATTCTTTCTTTCAAATCTTCAAAAACGAAGAACGCATCAAAATGGAACTTTGGGCAGAAAGTATGAAAACCTTAATTAATGCCGACCCAGAAAAAGATGATGTTGAATTGCCAAGGCAAATTATGAGCAATAACACTACCATACCAATTATTTTGGTTGAAAATGGTGTGATTATAAATCATAACAACATTGATGAAGAAATTATTAGTAGTAAAGTAAAATTGGATGCTTTTTTAGATAAATTAAAGAAGGAAAACGAGCCTGTAAAGTTTGAATACGATCCTGGGAAATTTCAATATGTATATTACGGAAACTCTTCTTTATTAAATAAATTAAAATATTATCCTGTTGCGCTTTTATTGATAATTTTCTTGTTTGGCGCAGTAGTTTACAACTTTTACCGCAGTACAAAAATGGCAACCCAAAACAAACTTTGGGCAGGAATGGCCAAAGAAACCGCACACCAAATTGGTACTCCGCTTTCATCATTAATTGGTTGGCTCGAAATCATGAAAGCCGATAATGTTGATGAAACTATTGTGGCAGAAATTGAAAAAGACATCAACCGATTGCAAACTATTACCGATAGATTTTCGAAAATTGGCTCTGAACCTGTGTTAGAAATCAAAGACATTGTTGCTGAAACCCGCGATTCCTTTGATTATCTGCAATCGCGTTTTTCTAATCAGATTGAGTTTTCTTTTAAAGCACCCAAAAAACCCATTCTCGTGTCTTTCAATCCTGCTTTGCACAGCTGGACGATAGAAAACTTGGTAAAAAATGCCATTGACGCCATGAAAGGAAGAGGAAAATTGGCTTTAACCATCAAAGAAGAAGGCGCATTTGTAAAAATAAAAGTCACCGACACCGGAAAAGGAATACCCAAAAAAGAATTCCGCAAGGTTTTTGAACCAGGATTCACCACCAAAAAACGTGGTTGGGGTTTAGGATTATCTTTAACCAAACGCATTGTTGAAGATTATCACAAAGGCAAAATTAAAGTCTCCGAATCGGAAGTTGGAAAAGGAACTTCGATGCAAGTTTCTTTTAAAAAGGCATAA
- a CDS encoding HIT family protein: protein MASIFTKIVNGEIPCYKVAEDDKYLAFLDVNPNAKGHTLCIPKEEINKIFDMNEEHYLGLMKFSRKVAKALEKSVDCKRIGVAVVGLEVPHVHVHLIPLQEMDDMRFQRKVSLEKEEFESLAKAINSNL, encoded by the coding sequence ATGGCAAGCATATTCACCAAAATAGTTAATGGAGAAATTCCTTGTTACAAAGTAGCTGAAGATGACAAGTATTTGGCGTTTCTTGATGTAAACCCTAATGCGAAAGGTCACACGCTTTGTATTCCGAAAGAGGAAATCAATAAGATTTTCGACATGAACGAAGAACATTATCTAGGGTTGATGAAATTTTCCAGAAAAGTTGCCAAAGCTTTAGAGAAATCAGTCGATTGCAAGCGAATAGGTGTTGCCGTTGTTGGTCTTGAAGTTCCGCATGTGCACGTGCATCTAATTCCATTACAAGAAATGGATGATATGCGCTTTCAACGAAAAGTAAGTTTAGAAAAAGAAGAGTTTGAAAGCTTAGCCAAAGCAATCAATTCTAATTTATAA
- the greA gene encoding transcription elongation factor GreA, producing the protein MSTISYYTAEGLKKLKEELEQLKSIERPKASQAIAEARDKGDLSENAEYDAAKEAQGLLEMRISKMEELYANARIIDESTLDTSKALVLSTVKIKNQTNGMEMKYTLVAESEADLKAGKISVTSPIGKGLLGKSVGEIAEITVPNGKLNFEVLEITRD; encoded by the coding sequence ATGAGTACAATATCGTATTATACCGCAGAAGGATTAAAAAAATTAAAAGAAGAATTAGAACAACTTAAAAGTATAGAAAGACCAAAAGCATCGCAAGCCATTGCCGAAGCTAGAGATAAAGGAGATTTGTCTGAAAACGCAGAATATGATGCAGCCAAAGAAGCACAAGGTCTTTTGGAAATGAGAATATCTAAAATGGAAGAATTATATGCTAACGCACGAATTATTGACGAGTCAACGTTAGATACTTCTAAAGCATTGGTTTTATCTACCGTTAAGATTAAAAACCAAACGAACGGCATGGAAATGAAATATACGTTGGTTGCCGAAAGTGAAGCCGATTTAAAAGCAGGAAAAATTTCGGTTACTTCTCCAATCGGGAAAGGATTGTTAGGAAAATCGGTGGGTGAAATTGCAGAGATTACGGTACCAAACGGAAAACTAAACTTTGAAGTTTTAGAAATTACTAGAGATTAA
- a CDS encoding Rieske (2Fe-2S) protein: MKKIIALVFLIVTFYGCDSGSVNYRNPYLPNYPVDLPINLNLPQYTNLQFAGNYIVDFSQGVRGIVVFNTGTGFTAFDVACPNQDLSSCSTMTISVPNAVCSCDDAQYSLFTGIAPGKDYPMKPYRVQINGNNLYITN; encoded by the coding sequence ATGAAAAAGATAATTGCTTTGGTATTTCTAATCGTAACATTTTATGGATGTGATTCAGGAAGTGTTAATTACAGAAATCCTTATTTGCCAAATTATCCTGTTGATTTGCCTATAAATTTAAACCTTCCTCAATATACGAACTTGCAATTTGCAGGAAATTATATTGTAGATTTTTCTCAAGGCGTTCGAGGCATTGTAGTCTTCAACACCGGAACGGGTTTTACCGCTTTTGATGTTGCTTGTCCAAATCAGGATTTGAGTTCTTGTTCTACGATGACGATTTCGGTTCCTAATGCCGTTTGTTCTTGTGACGATGCCCAATACAGTTTGTTTACTGGCATTGCTCCTGGGAAAGACTATCCTATGAAACCCTATCGCGTTCAAATAAATGGTAACAACCTTTATATAACCAATTAA
- a CDS encoding TonB-dependent receptor, whose translation MEILFTIRKKKKERRKKTFLFILASSFLSLASFSQQTVQDTTKVNQLEEVTVASVRAKGKNPITFTNVSKEELAPRNLGQDIPVLLNYLPSVVTTTDAGNGVGYTYMRVRGSDGSRINVTLNGIPFNDSESQGTFFVNLPDFASSLESLQLQRGVGTSTNGAGAFGASLNMQTKSYQEKAYAEIANSGGSFGTRKHTLAFGTGLHNNFEMNARLSNIASDGFIDRASSKMFGYFFNANYVTDSSLIKFIAFGGKEKTYQAWYGIEDEEKLKNDRTFNPAGMYFDENGNMKFYDNETDNYVQNHFQLHWSEKWSEKWVSNAALHYTLGKGYFEQYREDETLADYNLPDFEGNAVSDLVRKRWLDNDFFGATFSLNYKTAKTNVLFGGAANRYLGKHFGEVVWTQYYIPNTNRYYNNFGNKDDVNVYAKASQQFGKIDFFADMQYRWVTYQADSYRFDDVNDTFQFFNPKVGLNYQLNDKNAFYGYFGIANKEPRRDDYEAGATKPERLLDYELGWKYNSKKVRLSANAFYMNYHDQLVLTGALNDVGSPVFTNSGKSYRIGLEIESVVAVTDKFIWSPNVTLSQNKNRDFFFQRDGVLQNLGNTNIAYSPDVVIGNQLTFLPVKNFQISLLSKYVGKQFMGNIDSENSVLDAYFVNDLNASYEWKINRTLKSITFSALVNNLFNLEYESNGYFYTYDDDFSNPGSITTIEGTGYYPQAGTNFLVGATIKF comes from the coding sequence ATGGAAATTTTATTCACAATCAGAAAAAAGAAAAAAGAGCGTAGAAAAAAGACGTTTCTGTTTATTCTTGCTTCTAGCTTCTTGTCTCTTGCTTCTTTCTCTCAACAAACAGTGCAAGACACCACCAAAGTCAATCAGTTGGAGGAAGTAACCGTTGCCTCGGTGCGCGCTAAAGGCAAAAACCCAATTACGTTTACCAACGTTTCCAAAGAAGAACTGGCGCCTAGAAACCTTGGGCAAGACATTCCGGTGTTGCTCAATTATCTGCCGTCGGTGGTGACTACTACCGATGCCGGAAACGGAGTAGGCTATACCTACATGAGAGTGCGAGGTTCGGACGGTTCGCGCATTAACGTTACCTTGAACGGCATACCGTTTAACGACAGCGAAAGCCAAGGCACTTTTTTTGTCAATCTGCCCGATTTTGCATCTTCATTAGAAAGCCTGCAGTTGCAACGCGGCGTGGGAACTTCTACTAACGGCGCAGGTGCATTTGGAGCAAGCTTGAACATGCAGACGAAGTCTTATCAGGAGAAAGCCTATGCCGAAATTGCCAATTCTGGAGGAAGTTTTGGTACACGAAAACACACTTTGGCTTTTGGCACCGGATTGCATAACAACTTTGAAATGAATGCTAGATTGTCAAACATTGCTTCCGATGGGTTTATTGACAGAGCTTCGTCTAAGATGTTTGGTTATTTTTTCAACGCCAATTATGTAACGGATTCTTCGCTAATAAAATTCATCGCCTTTGGCGGAAAAGAAAAAACCTATCAGGCATGGTATGGCATTGAAGACGAAGAGAAATTGAAGAACGACCGAACGTTCAATCCGGCTGGAATGTATTTTGACGAAAACGGCAACATGAAATTCTATGACAACGAAACCGATAATTATGTGCAAAACCATTTTCAGTTGCATTGGTCAGAGAAATGGTCGGAGAAATGGGTGTCCAATGCGGCGTTGCATTACACTCTAGGCAAAGGATATTTTGAACAATACCGAGAAGATGAAACGTTGGCGGACTACAATCTGCCCGACTTTGAAGGGAATGCTGTTTCGGATTTGGTGAGAAAGCGTTGGTTGGATAACGATTTTTTTGGCGCTACTTTTTCATTGAATTATAAAACCGCAAAAACCAATGTGCTGTTTGGCGGAGCTGCCAACAGGTATTTAGGGAAGCATTTTGGCGAAGTAGTTTGGACGCAGTACTACATTCCGAATACGAACCGTTATTACAACAATTTTGGGAACAAAGACGATGTAAATGTGTATGCCAAAGCTTCGCAACAGTTTGGTAAGATTGACTTTTTTGCCGATATGCAATACAGATGGGTTACTTATCAGGCAGATAGTTATCGCTTTGATGATGTTAATGATACTTTCCAATTTTTTAATCCAAAGGTTGGTTTAAATTATCAATTGAATGATAAAAATGCGTTCTATGGCTATTTTGGTATTGCCAACAAAGAACCACGCCGCGATGATTATGAAGCGGGTGCAACAAAACCAGAACGCTTGTTGGATTATGAATTAGGTTGGAAATACAACTCCAAGAAAGTACGCCTTTCTGCCAATGCTTTCTACATGAATTACCACGACCAATTGGTGTTAACCGGAGCTTTGAACGATGTAGGTTCGCCTGTTTTCACCAATAGCGGAAAAAGTTATCGAATTGGGTTGGAAATAGAATCGGTTGTTGCAGTTACGGATAAATTCATTTGGAGTCCAAACGTTACCTTAAGTCAGAATAAAAACCGAGATTTCTTCTTTCAGCGCGATGGCGTGTTGCAGAACTTAGGAAACACTAACATTGCTTATTCTCCCGATGTTGTGATTGGCAACCAACTTACTTTTTTGCCTGTAAAAAACTTCCAAATCTCGTTGCTTTCTAAATATGTTGGCAAACAATTTATGGGTAACATCGACTCCGAAAACTCAGTGCTTGATGCCTATTTTGTGAACGATTTGAATGCTTCGTATGAATGGAAAATCAATAGGACGTTGAAGTCGATTACGTTTTCGGCTTTGGTAAACAATCTGTTTAACTTGGAATACGAGTCTAATGGTTATTTCTACACTTATGACGATGACTTCAGTAATCCGGGAAGTATAACTACCATAGAAGGAACAGGATATTATCCACAAGCGGGAACTAATTTCCTGGTTGGCGCTACAATAAAATTTTAA